Proteins from one Rhizobium sp. CB3090 genomic window:
- a CDS encoding GntR family transcriptional regulator — translation MSGALKDAAIRVERPAKTLRELALDKVREAIVNGYFRPGDRLVERDMCAQLGVSRTIVREVLRHLESEGLVANLPNKGPIVAQLDLDEAKQIYEIRGVLEGMAARLCAQRGSPEIVAALETSLQGIRDSYRDKDMPGVLAHTSSFYQTLFTMVDRHVAWGVVNLLTVRINHLRSMTIKTKNRDIEGPRQMAKIVEAIRRGDGEGAYKAAMDHVAAASAIAEAVLSAKESAG, via the coding sequence ATGAGCGGTGCCCTGAAGGACGCAGCGATCAGAGTGGAGCGTCCCGCAAAGACGTTGCGAGAGCTTGCTCTCGACAAGGTTCGCGAGGCCATCGTGAACGGGTATTTTCGCCCGGGAGATCGACTTGTCGAACGTGACATGTGTGCCCAGCTCGGTGTGAGCCGGACGATCGTGCGCGAAGTTCTGCGGCATCTGGAATCGGAAGGGCTGGTTGCCAATCTGCCGAACAAAGGCCCGATTGTCGCCCAGCTCGATCTCGACGAGGCCAAGCAGATCTATGAGATCCGCGGTGTGCTCGAGGGTATGGCGGCGCGATTATGCGCGCAGCGCGGAAGTCCCGAGATTGTCGCGGCGCTGGAAACGTCGCTGCAGGGAATCCGCGACAGCTACCGCGACAAGGACATGCCCGGAGTGCTGGCGCACACGTCTTCTTTCTATCAAACCCTATTCACCATGGTCGACAGACATGTCGCCTGGGGTGTCGTCAACCTCCTCACGGTGCGAATAAACCATCTGCGGTCGATGACGATCAAGACGAAGAACCGCGACATCGAGGGCCCGCGCCAGATGGCGAAGATCGTGGAAGCGATCCGCCGTGGTGACGGGGAGGGGGCCTACAAGGCTGCCATGGACCACGTTGCCGCCGCCAGCGCCATTGCGGAAGCGGTTCTATCCGCAAAGGAATCCGCCGGATAG
- a CDS encoding amino acid synthesis family protein, protein MTIQIRKTGLQIETTLIEGGKAAQVPLKLFTAYAVVKNPWAGRGFVEDLKPEIHAAAPVLGELLTKMIIEAVGSGGAVEGYGKSAVVGLDGELEHASALIHTLRFGNHYRHAVGAKSYLAFCNTRGPANAPIMIPLMDKNDEGRRSHYLTIQTAIPDAPAADEIVVALGASVGGRPHHRIGDRYQDLKDLGQDVANPAGV, encoded by the coding sequence ATGACCATTCAAATTCGCAAGACCGGGCTGCAGATCGAGACGACGCTGATCGAGGGTGGCAAGGCGGCGCAGGTTCCGCTGAAGCTGTTTACCGCTTACGCCGTCGTGAAGAATCCTTGGGCGGGACGCGGTTTCGTCGAAGACCTGAAGCCCGAAATTCACGCGGCTGCGCCTGTTCTCGGCGAGCTTTTGACCAAGATGATCATCGAGGCCGTCGGCTCCGGCGGCGCGGTCGAAGGGTATGGAAAATCCGCAGTGGTCGGTCTGGACGGCGAGCTCGAGCATGCCTCGGCACTGATCCACACGCTTCGCTTCGGCAATCACTATCGTCATGCCGTTGGCGCGAAATCCTACCTCGCCTTCTGCAATACGCGCGGCCCTGCCAATGCGCCGATCATGATCCCGCTGATGGACAAAAACGATGAAGGGCGCCGCTCGCATTATCTGACGATCCAGACCGCAATCCCGGATGCGCCTGCAGCCGATGAAATTGTCGTGGCGCTTGGCGCATCCGTGGGTGGACGTCCGCATCATCGCATTGGCGACCGTTACCAGGATCTCAAGGATCTGGGCCAGGACGTCGCCAATCCCGCCGGCGTTTGA